In one Misgurnus anguillicaudatus chromosome 1, ASM2758022v2, whole genome shotgun sequence genomic region, the following are encoded:
- the prl2 gene encoding prolactin 2, with the protein MTRSLKQVAALLVALLCLDPHGHGGFSAPICMHGPTGCHVPSLADLFDRVIQHSARMHSLSNDLHSEFEQYFLPSKNHIGKIYRKCHTANILTPNGKENAQKLAREELTEVILKLLMAWRDPLFQLHQSMAHQQDFNSFSSNKALEMGDMAHELRKGVEKIAEKMRVLGMLGNAVPALSSQEALVAVSDSGEAMSDYELLYCFRRDSNKVQNYLKILKCRIVTEHDC; encoded by the exons ATGACCAGGAGCCTGAAGCAAG TGGCCGCACTACTTGTGGCACTGCTATGCCTGGATCCTCACGGGCACGGGGGGTTCTCCGCACCCATCTGCATGCATGGGCCAACAGGATGTCACGTCCCGTCTCTGGCAGATCTCTTCGACAGGGTCATTCAGCACTCGGCCAGAATGCACAGCCTCTCCAATGATCTGCACTCAGAGTTT gaacagtatttCCTGCCCAGCAAAAACCATATAGGAAAGATTTACCGTAAATGTCACACAGCTAACATACTGACGCCGAACGGAAAAGAAAACGCACAAAAACTTGCA CGTGAAGAGTTGACGGAGGTGATTCTGAAATTGCTGATGGCCTGGAGGGACCCTTTGTTCCAGTTACACCAAAGCATGGCTCACCAACAAGATTTCAACAGCTTCAGCAGCAACAAAGCCCTGGAGATGGGTGACATGGCTCACGAGCTGAGGAAAGGCGTGGAGAAAATTGCTGAGAAG ATGAGAGTGCTAGGAATGCTGGGTAATGCAGTCCCAGCTCTATCATCACAGGAAGCCTTGGTTGCTGTGTCTGACAGCGGAGAAGCTATGAGCGACTACGAGCTCCTCTATTGCTTTCGTCGTGACTCTAATAAAGTCCAGAATTATCTAAAGATCCTTAAATGCAGGATCGTAACTGAGCATGACTGTTAG